GCCATTGCCTCCAACCACCCTAGTCAAACCCTATCTTAATTGTGTTTTAGAAAGATAAATGCTATATAATGCTCAAGTAATTTACCTTACTCATGACAGACAATCTCCTTagcacaaataataataataataataataataataaatagacaGATAATCTCCAAGTATCAAAGTTGGCAAAAAGACCTTGATGGTGTTAAATTAGACGGAAAAACAAACTAGTGACACACATTTCAATTTTAatgtgaaatgacaaaaatggagtttagaaattaaatttacttaaataccttcaaagttaaaaagaaaaaaaatacaacctaaTCCCATGCTTGTTCGGggaggtggccgagccactcTCTTATATGTTTGGGGTGAATCAACTGATGTGATTTGGGGTGACACGCTTAGGGGTGAGTTGGCCACCCTTATGTAATTTTGGGGTGGTTGATCTAATCCTCGGAGATTATTGAACCACCTCCAAGTACTTGGGATTGTTTGACTACCCTTATTAATTGGTTTTTAgagtaaaatttgtttttgtataaTTTATCATGAATAACATTTACGTTATTTTGGTAAAAATGAGCATACGCATGTAACGCATGTCACATGCTAATTTTTCTGTCAAATTTAATGCACTTGATGAACAAAAGAGTTTATTTGTCAATAATTGGTAAATAAGAGAAATTATCTGTCATGAATAACAATTATAAAGTAAAGTGTAAATAAGTGATAGATAAGgacattaattaataaatataaatttctcttatattttttaccATAGAAATGAAACAATATCACTAATCCTGTTGTACCTTGCACAAGGAAATTAAGGAATCATCCCATTATTACCGAAATCTATATATGGCAAAACATGCCATATGTTCATATTTGACATCAATATCCcaagaataactatttcttttAGATACCAagttgacaaaaaaagaaatagtggTACGCTAATGTCATAAAAGTCAGGTTGTTTGTATAAGACAACTTTGACATTCCATTAAACGTCGTGCATTTGTTTCGTGTGTATATATAGCCATATAGGAGATGCCTACACACGTTATCCAACTGATGCCCCGCGAAAACTCTTTTGTCGTTGTTCTTCTCTGTAAAACGTACCCAGTGTGATTGTTGTGAGTGTTCTCGTTTTGATTTGATGGTGTATGAAAAATGTTGTTGGATTTCTTTGTCTGAATTAAAACGTTTTTGGTGTTGTTAGGGAGAGAGAATCAATGGGTTATTTCGGTTGTTTCGGGGTGAGGAAGAAAGGGAAGGAATTAAAGGTGAAGGACGAGGAGGTCAGAAGCGTTGAGGACAATCGGAAGCCTGCAGGAAAAATTCCTGCATCATCTTCTGGTGAGtttgtattaattaatatgcaaactaactttcTTATGGGTTACGTTGATATGGTTCGTTGGtattttgcttttgattttttgatggGTTTCTTGAGGTTTACCATGCACGTTCATTTTCTTCAGATTTTTGTTAACATATTTCCCAATCTTATGTATATTTGTTGGGCTGTTTATAATTAAGGGCGACGATTAATTGACATCACTTGGATTCTAATGTattgagccaagtctggagaaTATAGCTCTAATGGTTTTTTGATGTTAGATTTTATAGTAAAATCCATGGTACTAATTAAGCATTCTATGATACATAAATGGGGCTCTTGTTGGTTGAGTATATATAATGTCTGAGTTATTTGGTATCATTGTTGTGTTTTTGTAGTCCATATCACAATCCTCTTTGTTCTCTAAACCATTTAAGAACCCTTAGATAAAATATCAGAAATGTGGAAAACTCACtaaaatttacctttttttgaAGGGTAAATCCTTTTGAGTTGGGTTCTTGAGGATCATGACGCTTTTACTTGAGTTGTTTAGGGATGAGTAGTATTAGAACAAGGGATCAACAGCAACTTTATCCTAGAGATAGTGGTTATTTAACTCAATGTGTATGACCGAGATGGATGAGCAGCGTGTTAGAATATAgattaaataaaattcattccttcatattagcttaagcttttgagatatcatattaaattactacttattccaaaagcttaagttgataggaatggatgaacttaatcatttaatttatattctaatagaGTACTCTGGAGAATGCACTTATACAATCTTAGAAAAACACAGCTTTGAGAAAGGCACGACAGATTTTACTTGATTTTGAATGGACCCAGTCATGTCAGCCAATAGCATTTCACTTTACAAAGAGAAAGGGACAATcctcattaataaattaagacCATGTATTCTTTGTCATTGCTTGGACCAAAAATGATCTGTTTGTTGAATGGTATACACTTGGGAAGTGGGCATCTTGTATTCCCTGTACGAAATGGGACAAATCTTTGGAAAGGTCACTATGCTTTACCATCTTCTGTCAAGATTTTAAGCATCTGTATTAGCCTAACAGTGTAGAGAAATGTGACACCTTGTCCTATCATCGAGATCAGACTAAAACTACTGGGATTTTTAGGTCTGAATTTGGCATTGTGAGCATTTTATCTTTTGGTTGGAATACATGATTTGAACAATGACATGACTGCAAAACCATGTGTTTTTACTTCCacaattcttactttttcaaaaGTCTTAATTTGTGGTTTTGTGGTTTGTGATGCACGGATGTTGCTCATATATTTGTCGAGGCTGTGTTTGGTTCTTCTGTTAACCAGAAACCTCTTTCATTTTCCCAAACAATCCCTTTGCTTGAAACAGTAATCTATAAGTTGCTTCATATTTCtatctcatttatttttctttactttactGCAGTCCGCATATGTGTTCACCCTTGACAAAAACTCTTGACAAATCAGTTGATATGATTCTCCATAGATGTAGTAGGCTGATTGAACACCTTCGTTGATTTCAATATGCTCTGATTTCTTTCTTGCCGCTGGGCTATCTCATATGTTTTGGAAATCTAAGTGAAATCCTCACTTGAGAGCTACGCTATTTTGAATGATAAATGTTAGGGGTATTAACTTTTTTACTAATAGAAGCTTGCTAAACTGGTGTGTAGCCTATTCATTGGTACTcgttacatttcttttaattaattattttatttttatccaaaGAATGAACTACACATTAGTTTAGTAAGTCTCTCttagtaaaagagttaatactcctagcatttctcattttgaaTACGTTCATAGATGAATTGTGGATGAAAGCTATTCacttatttgatttgtttagaATCATGATTTGTTCGTTAGAGAACTTTGCATAATTTACTGAATTTGAAAGGCTTAGAACTCGTGTATAGTCAAATTGACATGATAAAGTTCTTCCCTGTATTTTTAGATATACTTTCTGCCTGTGTATGGAAATTGTAGAAGTTAATGTACTTGTTCAAAATTCAACATAGAATCAAGACTAGGATCATCATGCCCAAAAGACAAGTCAAATAATCCTGGCCAGTCTCCGACATTCACCTATCGAGAGCTTGCGACCGCAACTAATAACTTTAGGGATGAAAGCTTCATTGGACAGGGTGGATTTGGCGATGTGTACAAGGGAAAGTTAGAAAGGAATGGTCAGGTAACTCTCTTGGTGGATGACTTGCTTCTTGTTCTGGACCTCAATTCTCTTACAAGAGTAGTGGTTTATATGTTCATctaatttattgtttattttgacATGAAGAATCTGTTGTTTGCAGCTTGTAGCTATTAAGAAACTTGACCATTCAGGTCTCCAAGGGGACTCGGAGTTTCTAGTGGAGGTTCTCATGCTCTCTCTTATGCGTCATCCTAACCTCGTCACTTTGTATGGTTACTGTGCTGAAGGGAACCAGCGTCTTCTTGTATATGAATATATGCCCTTAGGATCCTTGGAAGATCACCTCCATGGTAATATATTAGATGCCTCTGAGGTTTTATGACCcaatttttagtttcttataTCTTCAAAACCAGATCATTACATTTACCCCATAAAAGCTCAGATCATTAGTATTATATTAAAATCCCCAAAAAAAGTTTGAGACAAATTTTCTTATGATTggtttaattttcaaaaaaaaaaaggaagaacacGAATTTCTCatctaaaatacaaaattgaaaataaatggATTGGCAATGAATCTGTGCAGTCATTCCTGCATACTTCTCTTACAATATAAGATGATTTATCATTTTTCTGTATAAAAGATGCCTGATCAGATTGAAGTTCAAACTCAGTTGGAAAGTTGTATCCTTAGACTTTCTGATGATTCAAGAACTTGGGCCTCCCTCAACTCAGGGGTGGGATTGAGATCTAGCCTAGGCTACATTTGTAATGCAATAACACAAGCTGTCAATTTTGCTCCTGAGAAATGTTAGTCTTGTTCCATTGTGCTGAGTAGAGAGAGTACAGGGGAAAAAGAATAATACATTCTGAAACTACTTCAAACCAATGTAATTCTAATTTACATGCATATGTGTGATAAGGTTGTTGATTAACAATACTTATATTCTAGTGAATGTATGTGATCCCATGATTGCTCTGCAGATCTTCCTCCAGAAAAGGAGCCTTTAGACTGGAACACAAGGATGATGATAGCTGCTGGTGCAGCCAAAGGACTGGAATTTCTGCACCATCAAGCAGACCCTCCTGTTATATTCAGGGACTTGAAATCATCCAACATATTATTGGGTGAGGGATTCCACCCAAAACTTTCTGACTTTGGGCTTGCAAAATTTGGTCCAAGTGGTGATAAGTCGCATGTCTCCACCAGGGTTATGGGCACCCAAGGTTACTGTGCCCCTGAATATGCTACAAGTGGAAAATTGACAATGAAATCTGACATCTACAGTTTCGGGGTCGTTTTGTTGGAGCTGATTACTGGACGTAAAGCACTGGATGACGGCCATGGTCATGATAGACATCTTGTTGAATGGGTAATTCACTTAATCTCAATCTAGGTTTCTATCAATTTGCTGAAAggattacaatatttttttagattgtCAAAGGAAAATGTCAATTTCACATTTTGCTCAGAGTATTTTGTCTGTAAAGTCAGCATAACGAGATGTACACACCAGAGGAAGTAATTACCTTCTCTAGTAATCTCCCATAGCAATTGCTAATTCCAACTAATTAGTAATCTCTGGATGTATATGATTAGTACTGTGGAGGTTTGCATGTTGGCATGTTTATCTACATGGTCTTAAAGGATCTATTCATTTTGTCAGTTAGACgtgaacaaagtttttcttcaaattagacCGAGAGAAATTCCTCTGACTCATTAGTTAATCTGAGTGTATTCTCATTCCTTGTGTTTGTAGGCACGTCCTTCATTGAAAGACCGTACGAAAGTTGTGCAATTAGCAGATCCAGTGCTGAGAGGTCAGTTCTCAGAATCTGTCTTGAAGAAGGCTGTAGATGTGGCAATCTTGTGCCTCCAAGAAAACGCCAATAATCGGCCTTCAATGCAGGATGTGGTGGCTGCTATGAACTACCTTGCGTCCTGCAGGTATTGCCCCAATAAGGCTAACAAGGTTGCCATTAAGCCCACTGAAGATAACTCACCAAATGAAACAAAGATGTTAGACAGAGACCAAGCTGTTGCAGAGGCCAAAATGTGGGGAGAGAGTTGGAGAGAAAAGCAACGACAAAGCACACATACTGCTGCTGCTGATggcttatatacacatagttGACTATTTACTGAGTATACAGGAATTATGCCATTGGAATCTGGAGaataaatagaatatatatataaaattaagtgCAAAAGAATACAGGGTTGATACCATAGGTTAGTTTGAAGGAGATTGTATTTGTAGGGGATAAGAAAGGTTGATAGGTCCAGCATGGCAGAGGTGCATGATCACGTCGTTGATGAACTGATGCTCCTTTAGCCAATATATactagaaactacatttttattttatgaacaatgttaatttaatagttcCAACAAACCCTTTGAtcagttcttttttttaaaaataaataaataattcaaaggTTGATTAGAATTGACACATCAACAtcggaataaaaatataatttctagcatTTATCTGtatctccctttctttttttccctttttgctTTTGGTAAGTGCAATATATCTCTTTCATTGGATTGATTGTCAACTCATCTAATGAAATGCTTAATTTGATCTCTTATAAAGGCGGTGCCTCGGAACAAATTTGGAGCCGACAATAAAATTCCATTTTAAAATGGACAAAGTGTAATTACATCCAAGTTTGGGTTAGAcaaaatttttctaattcaatttattaaattgacatatgtcaTTCTCAAATATATTGTTAAAAAGACATATGAGaatcaaatattctaataatcataataaaaatgacaaatgcTGGTTTAATAGGttgtattgaaaaaaattgtagtgTCCCAACATACCATATTACGGACTTACTAAAAATTCTTCAAAATATCAATCTCtcaaacataactagggcttttAAAATACGCTCCGTTTTTAGTCTCTAATTATTTTAGATACAAATgtcaacaactttttttttttttttttggtaccaaTGTCAATAACTTCAATTGGAAGGCAAAATGCTTCTGCAACCTAGATTCATGTGCATTGCCCGTTTATGAATGTTTGTCTgccacatgatttttttttttttttttctccagaCTGCCACTTAtgattttattcctttttaacAGCCACTTGTGATTTAAAACTAGTATAATTCTCCACTTGGGACCTTTGCTTGAGTATGTCAAAGGTGGTGAGCTTGCAAGGATCAAATAGACAAATTGCTTCAAGGCTACGCTTCATCTTCCCTTCAAGGATCCATGCGAATGCGTAATAGCCTGGTGCCTAGCGATGGCTTTGAGGCTTGGGTTCTggtaatttatataaatatacatattCGAGCTGCTTCTCAAACACGGCTCCGTTGTCGTCCAGCGGTTAGGATATCTGGCTTTCACCCAGGAGACCCGGGTTCGATTCCCGGCAACGGAacctttttggatttttttatttttttgagaccTTGAAAACACAAAGTGCCAGTTGCACGAAatataaaacacacacacacacatccaAGAGCAAAAATAGTTTCCAGATAAGCAAATACGATCAACGTTTTAGGCAAAATCAGCGACGATATGTTGTTCaaacttcaattgtagttaaagAAACAACATGTCAAACTTTGACCCTGCGCACACTATGACTGGTTAGGATTCTTTTGCTCATCTAAATTACCTAATTTATTAGGTGGAGCAGTTTTTATAGAAAGCAAGCCCACTttatcactttttctttttacaattggGAAAAGCCTAGGCCCACATGCtcccaacaattttttttttatcttttataaaaaaaataaccaaataTATTAGTCAGCCTCCAATACTAGAGAAGACCAAATCAACCCAATTATACAACTTACTTATGTTCTTAGagcatataatataaaaaatcacatgttaTTAAGATAGCTCAGTTGGTCAAATTTATCCGccaaagataaaaagaaaaaagaaaaaaaagtatatgttaATCAGCAGGTGCATCCATTATTGACATTGAGGGCGTCATCAATATGGGTGTTTAATTTAAGGGCAGAATAAGCATTTGACTTTATTGGCAGTTGGTAAATATGGGTATTTAATTTACTAAAATAATTGGTTTAATGATTTCATCAAATGACTTTGGGTCCAACTGCCTATAATATCAATGAAATAAGAAAATTCAACAAGTGCATGAAACTTGCACTAAACAACATataatactaaaatttattatataaaaaaccCACCAACATCATACGTAACAGGTTACGTACAgcttttcatttctttgttCAACTCTATCCGGCTAATGTCTTCAATTTTATAACAAAGTCCATGAAATCCCAATCCAATTTAATCACCAAGAGCATGTAAGCGTATAATAAACTACAATACAATGAAGTTTATTACAACCTCTGCATCCCATGCCATTCTCTGGTATGcagttttccaaaaaataaaaaataaatattttaaattgagttggatgaaattattttaatttagtctattataGTGACATTCGTCCTTAAAATATGCGATTCTCACGtgtatttttgtaaaaaacataaaataataataaccagAAAACATTCTCACATACATTTGTCCTTATAATCAAATGTTCTGTTAATTCTATTAATGTGAGAATTACCTTATTTAAAgacatatgttaatttaataaagtaAACCAGGAGAAATCTTCAAAGAATTTGTCTCTTGTGTAATGTCCCAACATTTAGGACTAGGCTATAACTTtgggaaaaatcaaatttagtcccTAGTTTTTTAGATTTTGACAACTAGATTCTTGGGTATTTCCATGATTTTAAATAGGTTCTTTCCTCAACTTAatgtctaattaattaagggtATGTTATGTCAAACCAATAAATTAATACCACTTGTCTCCAAAAAATTAATACCCTtatcttgtgtagacatgtcaaaataaataaataaataaattaattaataccaTTTGCCTCTCGTTTGACACATCAGGTAACTACAGCAAGTGCCACGTAACACATATATTGAGTACATAAcatgtcaaacaaaaatcacataatattaattgattggtttgatataacattatattaaataattataccGTAAATCGACCGAAGACCcaatttaaaacaataaaaaaactgaaaaacttaattgtccaaattaaaaatttaaagactaaattaaaatagcatataaaaatctaaataataaatttgatttattttcagcTCACTTAATTGTAGGCCTTCCATGTATAATATCCCAATATTTAAATGCTTGGGTGGatggataaaaataaagttggaatGATTGAAAAGGTCCATTTGGAACAGCGAGAGAGTTGGGGCCATCATCATCACCGTTCACCACATTCACCATCACATTCTCTGTTGGGCCAAAAAGAAAGGCAGTCAAGTCCCACCCACCGTAACCGGTCTATCTCACTCACCCCCCAATCTCACCCCGCCACGTCACCCCCACCATGCTGTAAAGCCCGAACGCACTCTCACCGTCACAGAATCCCTCTCCcccctctctctatctctgtGTGTGTTTGCCAAACCCTCATGAGCTGTCGGCGAGTCTCCAAAACGAGCCGTTGAGCTCGCCGGAAATCTGATGTGGCCATGTCCCCGAGCCCCGAATCATAGAAGCGAGTGAGCGATTGAGCTTTTTGACCCTCTTTTTGGCTTAGAGGATCTTAAGCTGAGAcaccaaaagagagagagagagagagagagagagagagagatatacgGTATGTACGTGGTGCCTCCGCCTCAGCGTCCCGATCCGGGGTCCGGATCCACTGATTTGCGGGTCTACCAAGCTTGGAAAGGCAGCAATGTAAGCTTCGTTTCTCTAATTTCCTTTGGAAATTAGCTTATTGTTTCTTAATGTATATTTCTCTGTCTATTGTTatcattattttctaattttgatataaataaaaatctgaTTGATGTTATTGTTCAATAACAttggtttttttct
This window of the Corylus avellana chromosome ca5, CavTom2PMs-1.0 genome carries:
- the LOC132181131 gene encoding LOW QUALITY PROTEIN: probable serine/threonine-protein kinase PBL7 (The sequence of the model RefSeq protein was modified relative to this genomic sequence to represent the inferred CDS: inserted 1 base in 1 codon) is translated as MGYFGCFGVRKKGKELKVKDEEVRSVEDNRKPAGKIPASSSEVNVLXSKFNIESRLGSSCPKDKSNNPGQSPTFTYRELATATNNFRDESFIGQGGFGDVYKGKLERNGQLVAIKKLDHSGLQGDSEFLVEVLMLSLMRHPNLVTLYGYCAEGNQRLLVYEYMPLGSLEDHLHDLPPEKEPLDWNTRMMIAAGAAKGLEFLHHQADPPVIFRDLKSSNILLGEGFHPKLSDFGLAKFGPSGDKSHVSTRVMGTQGYCAPEYATSGKLTMKSDIYSFGVVLLELITGRKALDDGHGHDRHLVEWARPSLKDRTKVVQLADPVLRGQFSESVLKKAVDVAILCLQENANNRPSMQDVVAAMNYLASCRYCPNKANKVAIKPTEDNSPNETKMLDRDQAVAEAKMWGESWREKQRQSTHTAAADGLYTHS